From a region of the Tenggerimyces flavus genome:
- a CDS encoding sulfotransferase family protein: MSPGLQVIGVGLHRTGSMSVKAALERLGFGPCYHGMEALRRSRDGDHWHAAYEAYEAGGEYDWARIFDGYRATMDWPTVYFWEQLAAAYPDAKLLLTDRDPESWWESHAEMFRRGLAFGESLTDEQQQWAERSGFARMQAALGRGAAGTFDGRVFDKEHCLQVFAEHYERVRSTVPAERLLVYRVQEGWEPLCRFLGVDVPDEPFPKVNVGDRLVDNIKTAMRLARTRTGEPAWR; encoded by the coding sequence ATGAGCCCAGGACTACAGGTCATCGGTGTCGGCCTGCACCGGACCGGATCGATGTCGGTGAAGGCGGCGCTGGAACGGTTGGGGTTCGGGCCGTGCTACCACGGTATGGAGGCCCTGCGTCGGAGCCGCGACGGCGACCACTGGCACGCCGCGTACGAGGCGTACGAGGCTGGCGGCGAGTACGACTGGGCGCGGATCTTCGACGGCTACCGAGCGACCATGGACTGGCCGACGGTCTACTTCTGGGAGCAGTTGGCCGCCGCCTACCCGGACGCGAAGCTCCTGCTTACCGACCGCGATCCCGAGAGCTGGTGGGAGAGCCACGCGGAGATGTTCCGGCGTGGCCTCGCGTTCGGCGAGTCGCTCACCGACGAGCAACAGCAGTGGGCGGAACGGTCCGGCTTCGCGCGCATGCAGGCGGCGCTGGGGAGGGGCGCGGCGGGGACGTTCGACGGGCGGGTGTTCGACAAGGAGCACTGCCTGCAGGTGTTCGCAGAGCACTACGAACGGGTCCGAAGCACGGTGCCCGCCGAGCGGCTGCTGGTCTACCGCGTCCAGGAGGGCTGGGAGCCGTTGTGCCGGTTCCTCGGCGTCGACGTTCCGGACGAGCCGTTCCCGAAGGTGAACGTCGGCGACCGCTTGGTGGACAACATCAAGACGGCGATGCGACTGGCCAGAACGCGGACGGGTGAGCCGGCCTGGCGCTGA